TTTTTGTTATTCATGGCATTGTAACAACAACAGGCTGAGATCCGGCTTCGGTGATCTCACCCTGTAAAAATGTGGAAGACGCAGATTCGAGTCCCACTCCCCACCCCTAAcctcaaaaaatataaaaataaaattaaattaaaaaaacaatagGAGAGCTTAAAAAGCGATTCGTTAAGAATTGGGCTTAATGGGTAAGAATTCGAAATAGATTTGGATTTCAAACTTACCTTAGTCGAAACATTTGTTTAATAAATCAACCCACCGTGGAAATTAACAGGCACCAGCCATATAGACGTACAAATATGATCAATATACATAAAATCTGAGAATCTTgttaaaactaaaaatttaacTAGATATGATTATGTACCATGCAATATGCAAGGTGCAtgcatgaataaataatatgtatctatatataacaattttttttaaaaaaaaattcacaccTATGCATTCTGCATCACTCAAATCCAATTCCAAAACATATATATGtaccaaaaacaacaaaaagaagaaaataaaaaaccCATACTATGCTAGTAGTCTGTTTGGttgatcatatatatatatatatacacatttatTAATAACTTTTGGTTtccctaaatttttatttttattttttaaatgaccATTATAATATCATTGATTTTCCTTCATTCCCCATACCTAAAGCCTTATCAGTTTCCCTGTCACTGAAACAATTGAATTCAAAATCATGAACCCCAAAATCTTGGCAATCCAATAGCGGCCAGGAACATGTACCGTCCCAAGTTTGCAAGAAAAAGTTGTTCACGTCTTCGTCCAAACATGGGAACTCCGGGGGAACCTCAACTTGAGGCGGATCATCCTCGAACAGGCAGGCGATCAAAGGGTCGTTTTCGTACAAGTTTTCATGTAAAACCGATTCATCTGACGAACAATTTTCACGTGGCGAAAACGGGTTTTCTTCTAAGTTGGTGGCGCATATAGCTTCTGGGAAATGATGTTTGGCTGATTTCGGGAGTTTATCTGATTCATTGGACGATGAATTTGTAGTTTCGTTGGTGTTTGGGGGTTGGATTAGGGGTTCATGTGTGACAGGATCAATTCCCATTTTCAGTAGCTTTTTCTTGATATGGGTGTTCCAATGATTTTTAATCTCATTGTCAGTCCTACCTGGCAACGTTGCTGCAATTTTGGACCACCTGATTTAGAAATTTGAGATTAGTGTTAGTGCGTGACAATCATAATTGTAAAGTGCCAGAAAGCAATAAATACAACGTAACTTTATGGCTACAAGAACTTATTTTGATCTGCAAAAAGAACTATTGCACAAgcttgaacaaaaaaaaaaaaaacgcttTGTATTcactatttaattaatttatcattcTTTATTAatcaatttattaaatattaattatatatgtattgatattgtagTACTAACTACCTAATAATATATATCTCATTAGTGTATATGACAAAAATGAACAAGTGCATTAGAATTTACATGTTCCATAATCAATGACAGagccaaaaatataattttactcgagttagaattttaaactctagaatttttaatattttaaatcgatCTATCCGAACTAATATCAATTTAATCCAAAATTATACgaaatttacatataattttttaaaaaaaaaaattaggccACCCAGGTTAAAATAATTACAATTACAATTGCtatttaatatttcaaaaataattatctcgagttgttataatcaattcaatttttttcccaaaacatGTGAGATAACAACATCATAATCACTCTTCCATCAGAACACGACGTAATCGCCTCGGTCTAAACCCTTGATATGTTAGCCACAAGAATTTGAAAATGGATCTCAATTCCAAGAGGTAATTATCACACATATAACACTGTCTCATGCATTTATAACAATTTTTTTCCATGTTTCTTTTGTTGACTATATCTTATACAATTCAAGAATAATATTCTATTTTAGCTCATTATTAATCAATTCAAACATTTTCCCACTCAtaatttgaatatttgaatagatactgataaattatttttcttaaaaaaaaatcgaagatAAAGCCTTGAAATTATATCTTCTTGTTTTTGTCTTTGATTTCTTTTATACTCTTTTTTATGATCAATTATTTTTCCAAACATCGTtgttcattattttttttaaaaaaaagaattaaataACTTTTGACATATGaagataaataattaacttaaatatttgaaagaagcttgacaatttatattttaaatgcaaacATTGTCTACCTTGCTGATTGATGACATTCTTCATCTCCTATTAAATATTTACTATCAGACATAGTTTATTAAATTAGTTACTCATTCGATATTTATTTCAAAGTGCCATATATATGTACGACTTaccttaaataataatttctagCGGAGAGGACATGAAGTGTTGCGAATATTCGGAacctaatattttttttgattaACTGCATTGGGTCCCTTTCTATATAAGAACTTGAATGTATTATGAAAAACATGTACAGGCTCAACACAGCACACCAAATGCTATGAATATACCTGTTGCCGAGCCGGGCGTGAAGATCAACGACCAACTGCTCCTCTGCCGGAGTGAGAAGGCCTCTCTTCAAGTCAGGACGGAGATAATTCGTCCAGCGGAGGCGGCAACTCTTGCCACAGCGGCGGAGTCCTGCTAGTTTGGGGACGGCCCGCCAGCAGCATGGGCCTTTAGTGAGGATAAACTTAATAAGTTTGTTGTCTTCCTCCGCCGTCCACGGCCCTTTCTTCACCCCAGCTTTGTCGCAACACGGTTGTCTTCTCATGTCCACAATCAatagtaataaaaataaataaatatatatgtactAATCAAATGTATTTAAAAACATTGGTAGAACTTAAAAGTCCCCCTTAGGCCTTACCCACCTTTAAATACCCCCAAGCTAATTAAGTTTTAGATGTTATTATTGGAGCAACTCCACACGTGTCAACCAAAACGAAGCTACAATGAATTTGAAGCACAGCCTTAATTTCCAACCCAAAAATATTGAACTTCCCACATACAAATTATGTTGAGGTTTCATTCGAAAGTCTTGCGTTCTTTATATTTTCTGATttacaattttaattttaattcccAGAAATAATTacattataatatataaaagtaTGACGGGTTGACAATATAGTTGTaggaaatatatgattttttttaaaaaaaagttttaaTTTGTGTTTAGATTCCGACTCACAAATAAATTACAGGAATTTCTCAAATTTTTCTAAACAAAAAGCGCTATGGCTCAAAACCAAATACGCAATGATCACATTAAGTTGTGATTGCTATGTGACGCAAGGATTTCGTCATCAATAACGTCATCTCACGGTTGCTTGGGTTCTTTTTACGGGGAGCTTCATCATGTTGTTCTGCTCACAAGATGGATCATTAAACAtcgaataaaataaaaattggagAGAAGGCTAGGAAAATAATCGAGTTCTcaatttagttcaaaattaattttataattgtaaGGAATTCAGTATTTATCAACTAATTGGagtataatattaaataaatatgttaatTGTTAATCTAAAATGATAAATTTGTTGGTATTTATGTATCGTTCTTTCGTATATAGGACATTGTCATTGATTTGTATTGTTGCAAATTAAAGCAAAATCagatctttaaaaaaaaaaccattgaGAAAAAATACGAACCATTTCATAAATAAATGTGGACGTAGCTTATAATTAATTGGTTTACTGGACCGAGTCAATTTCTTTGGTAGTTGGAAGTTACATTGAAATGATCAATTTAGTCAAATGAAAGGAAAAAAtagttctttttaaaaaaaaaaagaaaaaaaaaaagaaagcaaAAGTCTTTGCCAGCTTTCGTCCGGTTTTTTTCATTGATTAGGACAGTGGTAATAttctaatattaatattttcacgTTGCGAATCATAATTGACATCAAATCTTGTCTCCCGATTCGAACAAATTTCCAGATTGTTCCATCAATTCCTAATAAATTACTGAGTTTGCTAATTTTTTTAGAGAACCGGCCTTGTccctgaaaattttaaatatttgtgtGAACCAAATTGCCTTTGTTCATGAAATTTGTACAAGTTATTTGAATTATGCATGTCAGAGTGTTAATTAACATGTATTTTTGTGATACGTGTCTTATGTAGAAGATTTATTTTAGTCAAATTGAACAGATAACGGGGATTAATTGTTTTATCATTTGTGATTTGGACACAAATtgcaataaattattttatctgAGGCTTAGAATGATGACAGGTAATAATTCCAACAATTTGGTCATTGACTTTGAGGAACTACTTGGGTTcactttaatataatatatatatatatatatatatatatatataaaataaaggtaAACTAAAATTTATAAGCAACTGAGAAAAGATTGATATTCCTTCCTTctgcacaattttttttattatagataaacttgtatttttattaagtAAAATTGTTCCTTGTAAGTTTAACTAACGCATTAGTCTACAAAACACGTTGATCAGGTAAACCGCATTAGATTGTAGCATGACAAAATGTCGAACAAAATTGTCTCTTATAAACAAATGAAATAATAGTTGTCAAAAATTTCATTACATAGATTCTAATTAAAATATACTCGTAATTATTCATGTGGAATGTGACAAAATGTACATGTATGAGCATTAAGCGCCTCCTGTAAAGGTGACGGAATTTGGTGTAATCTCATCGTCACATGGAATCTGGCGATAATTATAATGGAGTGGTCATTGAAAATGGAAGTACAATTATATCTTCAATTCGTCGGCCAATACCTAAAATTACCTTTTTTGAAAAGTTATTATCACAATTAACATGGAGTTGTCGGCCAGCTAAAATACTTTAAACAAGTGTTAGGAGTACTTACAAAGTTAACTCCATAGTTAATGGACTAATGACAAAACTTGGAGAAGATCGATGGTCTTTCTTGAAGTTTTCTCTTTGTATAATGTGatgaaatttttaataattggaTTATCAACACATGAAATCAACTTTAATTAAAATGTAAGATACTCGTGTGATCTAATAATGTTGTGATATAGGAAGAAAGACTTGTGATGAATGGTAGACTAACTTGATTAAGTTGGTGGAAGAAACACAGATGTATTTATGATGCCGAGAGACAACTaaacagtttttttttttttttgttattaatgCTGAAATTATATATGCTTTTTTCAGATAATTTCATTCCGAAATTAATATATGAATCTACGTTAATAAACAGTTTTTAGTGTGATGTACTGATGTTTTGAGTCCTAATAATGAGCCATGCTTGTTCCATATATATGTAAAAATTGGTGTCAAAGTAAAATAAATGCATAAATATGGTCTATAGTGAATGGGGTATTTTTAATTACTGTATTAGACGATATAAATTCGTAGGAACAAAGCGTAAAAAATCTAACTTTTCCCATAGTTATTATTTTCCCATCTAATATTTGAATGACTGGATTTTAATATAAGTATTcagaaatttaaattttgaaattgttttatgtatttatttaacTGGATATCATCACATGATAATTTCTCTATGGATCATGTTAAATCCTAAAACCCATATTCAACCACTGTACTAAAACAAATTTGACACTGTAAACTCTTTTAAATGAAAACACTAATACGTACCCTCCTCCGTTCCATCAAAATTCAGAGAAGATGATCGGATTAATttgtttcatttttaaaaaatgaccaGTAAAGTTGATGTGGTTGATGGACTTTTATTTCAATTGTATTTTTATCATTGGAAAGACTCAAGGACACTCATAATTACAACGTACATTTCATTCTTGATTTCCACACAGCTTTTAGGAATGAGTCTGCAGGAATTGAGTTTGGTGCGTCGGCCACAAATTTATATAATGGATCACTTCGACAATATTTAGATTTTCACATCACATCAGAGGGCACATTAAattgagaatttttttattattatatctggattgtttctttaatattttagtCTTTGGATCTAATggttttgtttaaaaaatagaatatacttTTGGAACTCGGACAATCCAAATAAATCGTAGTAAGATTTCTAAAGatgttatattttaaacattaatCAGTCGAAtgggtctcttgtgagacgatctcatgaatatttatctgtgagacaggtcaaccattacgatattcacaataaaaagtaatactcttagcataaaaagtaatacttttcatggatgacccaaataagatattcgtctcacaaaatacgatttgtgagaccgtcctACACATGTTTTTACCTAATTAGTCCATCTAATTAAAAATCATTATGGGTCCATCTAGGTTCGAGTTAACCaacatattttattaaaaaataataatactaagATAGAGAATATGAAAACATAATAAGGAATCATTCATTATTCATAAATGAATATCTCAACAATTGTTTTTATCTCTTAACTAGGCAATCTCACACACAAATTTATGAGCCTCACAAAAAaggaaacattttttttttaaatttaattgtggGTATTCGGATTAAGATGGATTAGTGGACCTGCCCAGCAGGAGTTCGAATGGGGCTAAATGAAAAATGATAGGCCTGATGAATATCCGGTTTAATCCGATCGAGCATAGCCAGATCAAATTTTCACCAGATCGTGACCAAGCTCCAAAATTTGCAGTTTTCTTAATGTAAAGAGAGGGGTTGGGGTGAGGGGGAGGGGGAGGGGGAGGGGGTTGCTATAAACCGGAACGAGTCGACTCATGACCAGATACATACTCTATATAGATTGAATTATTTTGACCTTGACTAGCAAACTCAAG
The Primulina tabacum isolate GXHZ01 chromosome 9, ASM2559414v2, whole genome shotgun sequence DNA segment above includes these coding regions:
- the LOC142556674 gene encoding MYB-like transcription factor ODO1, which codes for MRRQPCCDKAGVKKGPWTAEEDNKLIKFILTKGPCCWRAVPKLAGLRRCGKSCRLRWTNYLRPDLKRGLLTPAEEQLVVDLHARLGNRWSKIAATLPGRTDNEIKNHWNTHIKKKLLKMGIDPVTHEPLIQPPNTNETTNSSSNESDKLPKSAKHHFPEAICATNLEENPFSPRENCSSDESVLHENLYENDPLIACLFEDDPPQVEVPPEFPCLDEDVNNFFLQTWDGTCSWPLLDCQDFGVHDFEFNCFSDRETDKALGMGNEGKSMIL